The Deltaproteobacteria bacterium genome includes a region encoding these proteins:
- the hemL gene encoding glutamate-1-semialdehyde-2,1-aminomutase, whose protein sequence is MPSLKLEKSRREFERAKSLFPGGVNSPVRAFRGVGGDPVFIARGEKARLHDEDGNSYIDYVLSWGPLLAGHAHPKIVQAIQEAAALGTTFGVPTARESVLAEKVRALVPSMQKLRFVNSGTEATQSVLRVARGFTGRERIVKFEGCFHGATDPLLVRAGSGVETLGLPDSPGVPKAVAALTTVLPYNDAAAVRDFFRGPRGKETAAAIVEPVVGNMGVLLPRPGFLEALREETRRAGALFICDEVMTGFRVARGGAQERFGIDPDLTCLGKVIGGGLPVGAYGGRADIMGQVAPDGPIYQAGTLSGNPLAMAAGIAMLDLVAQPGFTEGIEQRTEELCAHLRDALKRARVAARINQIGSMWTLFFAGEDVYDYPTAKRADVARFARVHRALLERGVYLPPSQFESAFLSSAHGREEIDATVAAFAGALS, encoded by the coding sequence ATGCCTTCCCTGAAGCTCGAGAAGTCGCGGCGCGAATTCGAGCGCGCAAAGTCGCTGTTCCCGGGCGGCGTGAACTCGCCCGTCCGCGCCTTTCGGGGAGTCGGCGGCGACCCGGTCTTCATCGCCAGGGGCGAGAAGGCGCGCCTCCACGACGAGGATGGCAATTCGTACATCGACTACGTGCTCTCCTGGGGGCCGCTTCTCGCCGGGCACGCGCATCCGAAGATCGTGCAAGCGATCCAGGAAGCCGCCGCGCTGGGGACCACCTTCGGCGTGCCCACCGCGCGCGAGAGCGTGCTGGCCGAGAAGGTACGGGCGCTGGTGCCGTCGATGCAGAAGCTCCGCTTCGTCAACTCGGGGACCGAGGCGACGCAGTCGGTGCTGCGCGTCGCCCGCGGTTTCACCGGACGCGAGCGCATCGTCAAGTTCGAGGGCTGCTTCCACGGTGCCACCGATCCGCTGCTGGTCCGCGCAGGGTCGGGCGTGGAGACGCTCGGGCTGCCCGATTCTCCAGGCGTTCCGAAAGCCGTCGCAGCCCTCACCACCGTGCTGCCGTACAACGACGCGGCGGCGGTGCGTGATTTCTTCCGCGGTCCGCGGGGCAAGGAAACGGCGGCGGCGATCGTCGAGCCCGTGGTCGGGAACATGGGCGTCCTGCTTCCGCGCCCCGGGTTCCTCGAGGCGTTGCGCGAGGAGACGCGGCGCGCCGGGGCCCTGTTCATCTGCGATGAGGTGATGACGGGCTTCCGCGTCGCCCGCGGCGGGGCGCAGGAACGATTCGGGATCGATCCCGACCTGACCTGCCTGGGGAAGGTGATCGGCGGAGGGCTGCCGGTAGGCGCGTACGGTGGCCGCGCCGACATCATGGGCCAGGTGGCGCCCGACGGTCCCATCTACCAGGCCGGCACGCTCTCGGGGAATCCGCTGGCAATGGCCGCCGGCATCGCGATGCTGGACCTCGTCGCCCAGCCCGGATTCACGGAGGGCATCGAGCAGCGGACCGAAGAGCTCTGCGCGCACCTCCGGGACGCGCTGAAACGGGCCCGCGTCGCGGCACGGATCAACCAGATTGGCTCGATGTGGACCCTCTTCTTCGCGGGCGAGGACGTCTACGATTACCCGACGGCGAAGCGGGCCGACGTTGCGCGGTTCGCCCGCGTGCACCGGGCGCTGCTTGAGCGCGGCGTCTACCTGCCGCCCTCCCAGTTCGAATCGGCTTTTCTGTCCAGCGCTCACGGCCGCGAGGAGATCGACGCGACGGTCGCCGCGTTTGCGGGAGCGCTCTCCTAA
- a CDS encoding tetratricopeptide repeat protein, with product MRRTISIAMTALLLAACGRPAARLQHARDLALAGHHKTALLEARAILLTLRDEQGEKVDAVRRGALKLAGDLCAVYLDDPRCAAVEYRELVKRYPMASEAFEARERLGDLDMRIGDVKGALEAWRDQVATAPGRKGADMAQLRISRALLEQGQFHDARAAASELQRRWPKSSLAAAAALLSASTYHLSGRHADAIAAYDAVERKFHDTQKAAEALFEKGNCMAELGDDEGAVKAYTAALPRHDSPDAVQFSLERAERRLQRGSPVSPHNMSAVWDRGYAQGRASTH from the coding sequence GTGAGGCGCACGATCTCGATCGCGATGACTGCGCTGCTGCTCGCGGCCTGCGGGCGGCCCGCAGCCCGTCTGCAGCATGCGAGAGATCTCGCCCTCGCCGGACACCACAAGACGGCACTGCTCGAGGCGCGGGCGATTCTGTTGACTCTGCGCGACGAGCAAGGCGAGAAGGTCGACGCCGTCCGCCGCGGCGCGCTGAAGCTGGCGGGCGATCTCTGCGCCGTCTACCTCGATGACCCGCGCTGCGCCGCCGTCGAGTACCGGGAGCTGGTGAAGCGGTATCCAATGGCGTCCGAAGCATTCGAGGCGCGGGAGAGGCTCGGCGACCTCGACATGCGCATCGGCGACGTGAAGGGCGCCCTCGAGGCCTGGAGGGATCAGGTAGCGACGGCGCCGGGCCGGAAGGGCGCCGATATGGCCCAGCTGAGGATCTCCCGTGCGCTGCTCGAGCAAGGCCAGTTCCACGACGCCCGCGCCGCCGCCTCCGAGCTCCAGCGCCGCTGGCCCAAGTCCTCCCTCGCGGCAGCCGCCGCGCTCCTCTCCGCCTCCACCTATCACCTCTCCGGACGCCACGCCGACGCCATCGCCGCCTACGATGCTGTCGAGCGCAAGTTCCACGACACGCAGAAAGCCGCCGAGGCCCTCTTCGAGAAGGGCAACTGCATGGCGGAACTGGGCGACGACGAAGGCGCCGTCAAGGCGTACACGGCGGCGCTCCCCCGGCACGACTCTCCCGACGCCGTCCAGTTCTCGCTCGAGCGCGCCGAGCGGCGCCTGCAGCGCGGAAGCCCCGTGAGCCCACACAACATGTCCGCCGTGTGGGATCGCGGTTACGCGCAGGGGCGAGCTTCGACTCACTAA